The following are encoded in a window of Vespula vulgaris chromosome 8, iyVesVulg1.1, whole genome shotgun sequence genomic DNA:
- the LOC127065717 gene encoding 5-demethoxyubiquinone hydroxylase, mitochondrial produces MLHLRQFGLRLYSTSAATSTTKAGKLLDSIIRVNHAGELAADRIYAGQMAILGNTPKGPMIQHMWDQEKKHRAKFEELIRKYRARPTVFVPVWNIAGFLLGAGTALMGEKAAMACTVAVETVIVEHYNDQLRNLMETGEVIDKELLDTIKTFRDEEQEHHDTGLEHGAEQAPFYATLTDIIKFGCKTAITISKVV; encoded by the exons atgcTGCACCTACGCCAATTCGGATTACGATTATATAGCACATCCGCTGCAACTTCAACCACTAAAGCAGGAAAACTTTTAGATTCTATTATAAGAGTAAATCATGCTGGAGAGTTGGCAGCTGATAGAATATATGCAGGGCAAATGGCTATTTTGG GCAATACTCCAAAGGGTCCAATGATTCAGCATATGTGGgatcaagagaaaaaacatcGTGCCAAATTTGAAGAATTAATTCGAAAGTATCGTGCGCGACCCACTGTATTTGTACCTGTTTGGAATATAGCTGGATTTCTTCTTGGTGCTGGAACAGCGTTAATGGGAGAGAAAGCAGCTATGGCGTGTACCGTAGCTGTCGAAACTGTCATTGTAGAGCATTATAATGATCAATTACGTAACTTAATGGAAACTGGTGAAGTCATAGACAAAGAATTATTAGATACGATTAAAACTTTTCGCGATGAAGAACAAGAGCATCACGATACGGGATTAGAGCATGGAGCGGAACAAGCTCCTTTTTATGCAACTCTCACAGATATAATAAAGTTTGGCTGTAAAACCGCGATTACTATTTCTAAAGTagtctaa
- the LOC127065713 gene encoding protein shifted has product MIMRWATAALTLAVIALFIFDTTMARHHHHHRSGNGHKPSSDISLWIDQQQIKMFSGVEMEIYVISEGIVLSYLLDPEFENKLPIIPSEVSYVNFTWKSGVKKYYYNFYRLKSFDESILKTPSITIKTQGRVPKRAKEFSVLLPCTGNNSGVAQFGIGLMIETRKGKPLNGTPLHLSLRKECNLREPNPGPCPDGYLGPPHCKKALCYPNCMNGGNCTAPGVCSCPPGFQGPYCEGGICSEKCLNGGKCVQKDTCECPKGYFGLHCEFSKCVIPCLNGGKCKGNNICRCPAGFKGDHCEIGRRSPQRSPCTRACRNGTCQPDNTCLCDPGWFGKLCNKNKPWA; this is encoded by the exons ATGATTATGCGGTGGGCGACAGCCGCCCTTACCTTGGCGGTGatcgctttatttattttcgacaCTACTATGGCCAggcatcatcaccatcatcgtTCTGGTAATGGTCATAAACCGTCCAGTGATATATCGCTTTGGATCGACCAACAGCAAATCAAAATGTTCAGCG gtGTTGAAATGGAGATCTATGTTATTTCGGAGGGCATTGTTTTATCATATCTTTTGGATCCAGAATTTGAAAATAAGCTGCCGATTATTCCTAGCGAAGTATCGTACGTAAACTTTACATGGAAATCTggtgtaaaaaaatattattataacttttatcGACTGAAATCTTTTGATGAATCAATTCTCAAAACTCCATCGATCACGATTAAAACCCAAGGACGAGTACCGAAAAGAGCAAAGG aaTTTAGCGTTTTATTACCTTGTACTGGAAATAATTCAGGAGTAGCACAATTTGGAATTGGTTTAATGATTGAAACGCGGAAAGGTAAACCATTGAACGGAACACCGCTTCATCTTAGTTTAAGAAAAGAATGCAACTTACGCG AACCAAATCCTGGGCCTTGCCCCGACGGTTATTTGGGTCCACCTCATTGTAAAAAAGCACTCTGCTATCCAAATTGTATGAATGGTGGCAACTGTACTGCTCCCGGCGTATGTTCGTGCCCTCCTGGATTTCAAGGACCTTACTGCGAAGGGG gTATTTGTtcagaaaaatgtttaaatggTGGAAAATGTGTACAAAAAGATACTTGCGAATGTCCCAAAGGTTACTTTGGTTTACATTGCGAATTTT CAAAATGTGTTATTCCTTGTCTGAATGGAGGTAAAtgtaaaggaaataatatatgtCGATGTCCTGCTGGCTTTAAAGGCGATCACTGTGAAATAGGTAGACGTTCGCCGCAACGATCACCTTGCACAAGAGCTTGCAGAAATGGAACTTGTCAACCTGATAATACGTGCCTTTGTGATCCCGGATGGTTTGGAAAATTATGTAACAAAAATAAGCCTTGGGcttaa